TACGCCGTTCCGGTTATCGTCTTCTCTCTACACCGGATGTAATGATTGCCGAAGAGATTAAAGCAGGTCTTGCAACACATACGCTTGGTCAGAATGTAAAGTACTACGCATCTATCGATTCCACGCAAAATAAATGCCAGGAGTTGGCCAAAGCAGATGCACCGGAAGGGACGCTTGTCGTTGCTGATCAGCAAATTGGCGGAAAAGGGAGACTTGGCCGGGTGTGGTATTCGCCGCCGAATACGAACATTTCAATGAGTCTACTGCTTCGTCCGCAACTGGAATTACAGAAATGCCCCCAGCTTACTCTGCTTACAGCGGTTGCTATTGTAGAGACGCTGCGTGAGTTTTGCGAGATCGATGCGCAAATTAAATGGCCTAATGATATTCTTGTAGGCGGCAAGAAGGTGTGCGGCATTCTAACTGAGCTGAATGCGGAGTCCGACCGTATTCATTCGCTTGTTATCGGCATGGGGCTGAATGTAAATACGCTTGCAGAACAGTTCCCGGATGATGTGCGTGATGTAGCAACATCACTGCGTATCGTCAAGGGAGAAGCGCTGCGCCGGGTGCCGATCATTCAGCAAATCCTTGAACGTCTTGAAGTGTTATATGAGCTGTATCTTGCAGAAGGGTTTGCACCGATAAAGGAACGTTGGGAACGTTTTGCGCTTACTACCGGTAAAAATGTAACCATTCGCACCCTACAGGGGTCGCTGACCGGATATGCGGAGGGAATTGATGAAGCCGGTGTGCTGCTTGTGCGCAAAGAAGACGGTTCGGTGACCAAGGTTTACTCAGCGGATGTGGAGATACACCCGTAACCTCATCAGGTTTCGACGTAAATATGCAAAAATCATTGCCTGTCTCCTCTTTTTCTGCTTATAATGAAGGTGTCAGGGTCGTATCCATAGGGAACGGCACCAGATACCTTTATTTGATGATAATTTGATAAGAACGGTACAATCCAAGTAATCTGCTCTGAGCCGATGAGGACCGAGACAGAGGGAGTCCATTGTTGCCATATTTACGTTTTTTAAATCATGGTTTCAGTACGCCTTCTCCTCTGTTGAAGGCGTTTTTATATGCCTTCATCACATGTTTTTTTGCCGCGTGGCTCAAAGTACAAGGAGGAAGGAAGATGGCAGGAAGTTCAATGGTTACAACAGCGTCTTTAAAAGAGATGAAGCAGCAGGGGAAACGTATTGTTATGTTGACCGCATACGATTATCCGGCTGCAAAGCTTGCAGAGGAAGCGGGCGTTGATATGATTCTTGTCGGGGATTCGCTCGGTATGGTCGTGCTCGGGTATGACTCAACGCTGCCCGTGACACTTGATGACATGGTTCACCATACGAAAGCGGTTACGCGCGGAGCCAAACGCGCTTTTGTCGTCGCGGACCTTCCGTTTCTTACGTATCACGGCACGATTGAAGATGCGCTGCGAAATGCCGGGCGCCTGATGCAGGAAGGACTGGCAAAAGCCGTGAAAATCGAAGGTGGAGCGGAGCTTGCACCATTGATTCGCCGCTGTACGCAGGCAGGTATTCCTGTTGTTGCGCATATCGGTCTTACACCGCAATCGGTGCACCAATTGGGCGGCTACAAAGTACAAGGCAAAACACCAGAAGCTGCGCAAAAGCTGCTTGACGATGCGCTTGCGCTTGAAGAAGCGGGTGCTTTTGCACTTGTAATGGAATGTGTACCCAAACAACTTGCCGCATTAATCTCACAAAAGCTATCCATTCCAACGATTGGCATCGGAGCTGGAGCCGGTTGCGATGGTCAGGTACTGGTATATCATGATATTCTGTCTTATGGCAGTGACCGAGTACCGAAATTTGTGAAGAAATATGCCGATGCAGGTTCCCTTATTAGAGAGGCCATTGCTCAGTATGCTGAGGAAGTGCGCAGCGGTGCGTTTCCGGCGGAAGAGCATACATTTACAATAAAAGAAGAGACCATAGAGAAATTATACGGAGAAGGGGTTCAGGTATGAGAACGGTTTCCTCCATTCAAGAGGTGCGGTCTTTATTAAAGCAGTCGCGTACAAAGAAGATCGGCTTTGTACCGACAATGGGATATTTGCATGAAGGGCATGTAAGCCTCGTCGATCAAGCAAAGAAGATGTGTGATATCGTCGTGATGAGCATTTTTGTAAATCCGCTTCAGTTTGGTCCGAATGAAGACTTGGCCAGCTATCCGCGCGATGTAGAGCGGGACAGTCAATTAGCCGCATCGCGCGGCGTAGATATTCTCTTTTTTCCATCGGTGGAAGAAATGTATCCATCAGGAAGCAAAACCCTTGTAGCGGTACGCGATATTACCGATGCATTATGCGGAGCTTCGCGCCCGGGACACTTTGATGGCGTGTCGACAGTCGTTACGAAGCTGTTCAATATCATCCAGCCTGACTATGCATTTTTTGGCATGAAGGACGCGCAGCAGGTCGCTGTTGTTACACAAATGGTACGGGATCTCAATATTCCTACCGAGGTGGTGCCATGTCCGATTGTTCGGGAGGCAGATGGGCTTGCACTGAGCTCGCGCAATGTGTATTTGTCTGCGGAAGAACGCAAGCAGGCACTTGTTCTTTCTCGTTCGCTTATGCGGGCCAAGGAGATGGTTGAGATGGGAGAGAGAAGCGAAGCGGCGCTTCGTGCAGCGATCGAATCCACGATTCAAGAAAGTTCGCTCGCACAAATTGATTACATTGAAATTCGCAGCTATCCCGATCTCGCTCCCTTAACAGAACTGCGGGGAAATTGCCTTATTGCGCTGGCGGTTCGATTCGGCCGTACGCGCTTAATCGATAATATTATGCTCGTTGCGAGCCAGGAGGAAGCAGCATGTTCCGTACGATGATGAAAGCAAAAATCCACCGGGCAACCGTAACGGAAGCCAACCTGAATTATGTAGGCAGCATTACGATTGACCGCGATATTATGGATGCGGTGGATATTCTACCAAATGAAAAAGTGCAGATTGTTAACAATAATAATGGCGCTCGCCTAGAAACATATGTGATTGAAGGAGAACGCGGTAGCGGGGTAATCTGTCTAAATGGTGCAGCAGCCCGCCTGGTTCAACCCGGTGATATCGTAATCATCATCGCCTATGCGATGATGAGCGATGCGGAGGCGAAAGAGTATAAACCAAAAGTCGCCATCATGGATGAAGGTAACCGTATTGTCGAAATGATCGGTGAAGAAATTCATGCGACAGTACTGTAAAACAGTGAGACTTATGGGAAGAGGAGCAGGACAAGCTGATGTCCTGCTCCTCTTCTTTTATGTTCCTGGGCTGCTTTTCATAATTTCCCGTTCATTGTGCCACACTGATACTAGATAAAGCGCTTGTAGAGGAAAAAACATACAAGAAAGGTGGCGGGTGGGATGCTGTTGTCGCATTATTTTGCCGCGTTAACGGACAAGATCTCGACAGTGAAAGCGCGTATGGCGGTGGCAGAAGAGGCAGAGCTTGCCATGCTGTATCAGGATGTTTTGCATCTGCGTCAGATCAGCGACATGATTGTAGAGGAATGGATCGGATTTGAAGAACAACTGATTGAAATCCAGCGGATGTTTGAAGGAGAAGCTGCCCGCGACCAAGTTGCCCCTTTAGCTTTGGAGGTGGCAGAAGAAGAGACGGCGCAGTCTTGGGACGAGCATAGCGAGGAATATATAGAAGAAATTTATCTGCCATATGCCCTAGCGGCTACGTTTCGTCAGGGACAGGGATACTTTATGCTTTCCATGTACAGAGAAGCGGTGGCCTCTTTTAACCGTGTACTTGAAGAAGCGCCCGATATTGCAGTAGCGAGACTTTATCTTGCCTTTGGCTTTCTCATGTCCAGGCGCTTTGATGTCGCATACCAGCAGTTCCGCTTGCTCGCCGAGACGTGTAATCATGCGTTCATTTGCGCCGCATCCTATAACGCGATGGGCTGCATTGCCGCCTTGGAGGGAAATCCTGAGCAGGGATTATCTTGGTTTGAACGTGCGCTGACCGCACTTCCTGAACTTGTGGACGCACGGTACAATCAAGCACTTACGCTCTATCGTCTAGGCCGGTATGAAGATGCAGGCAAAACAGTGGCGCCGCTGCTTGGAAGTAAAAGCGAGGATGTAGACGGGTTGCTTTTGATAAGCATGTGCTGTATGAAAACGGGCAGGAAAAACGAAGCTTACACGTTTTTGCAGCAGGCTGAGCCGCTTACCTATCAGACAAGCCAGCGCAAATTGCTCGCTTGTGCGTACGAAAAAATCGAACGATATACAGATGCAGCTCGCTGTTATCAGCGTCTATTAGGAGAAGGACAAGCAGATGCTTCTGTATGGCATGGGTTGGGCTGGTCGTTATGGCAGACAGGGGAGGTGGACAAAGCCCTCTCTTATGTGAAATATGCGCTGACATTAGCCCCCAATCATGCGAATTATGCATGCTCCTATGCATGGATTCTTCTCTGTCAGGGTGAAGCGGAGCGTGCGCTGTATATATTTAAAGAAACTGCTCAGAAGCATGATTATCCGATTGCGCGTGTCGGGATCGCTGAAGTGCTGCTAAGAGGTGGGCAATTTACAGAAGCGCAAAGGCTTATTGATGAATTGCTGAAGGAGAGTGTACCCCACATCCAGGGATTGGGACATTACCTTCAGGGAAAATGGTTTTTGCTGCAGGGAAAGGCCAATGAAGCACTTGTGCACTTCTCAGCAAGCCATACTAAAGGAAAGCTTCGAGAAGGCGGCTTGTATGCAGGTCTTGTGCATTATACGTCCGGCGCGCACAGGGAGGCATATGAACGTTGGCAGGAATGGATACCGGCGCCGTAAACGCCGGTTTTTCTTTTTTTATATTGCACTTACACGGTAAGTGATAGAAAATAGTAAGTGAATCCTTGTCTATACACAAGTAAGGAAGCGGAAGAGTTTGAGGTGAAATAATTGAACACTTTTGTTGTGGTCGATTTTGAGACGACGGGCAATCGACCAAAAGAGGGAGATAAGATTATACAGATCGGCGCGGTGCTTGTCCGCGAAGGAGAAATCATTGAGCGTTTCTCTACACTGGTTAATCCCCATGTCGATATCCCTCCTTTTATCGAAAAGCTAACAGGCATTAACAATGAGATGGTAGAAGATGCACCGTCTATTGAAGATGCGCTGCCCCCGTTGTTAAAAATGTTAGATGGGGCCGCTTTTGTAGCCCATAATGTTTTTTTTGATTTATCATTTTTGCAAAATGCACTCAGTGAGGCTGGATATCATCCTTTCACAGGTCCTCTTCTTGATACGGTGGAGCTATCCAGGCTCCTTTTGCCCGCCCAGGAGGGCTACCGTTTATCCGATCTTTCTGTCGGTCTTGATATTGCACATGATCGTCCACATCAGGCTGATTCTGATGCGGAAGCGACGGCTTTTATTTTGCTGCATTTGTTAGAGCGGCTCAAGACACTGCCGCTTGTCACCATTCAACATCTGCAGCGGCTAAGCCGCCCGTTTCATTCAGATGTCGAGGTGCTGCTCTCGGATATAGAACAGCAGAAGATTCGAGGGGGCGCATATGAGCCTGCTGGAGATTTGGAAGTGATTCATCAGATCTGTCTGAAGAAGCGCCGGGCTATTGAGAAAGAAAACGGGCGTGCTTTAGAGGAAACAATGGATTTTGACACCTTTGTTGAGAGTCTGTTTGGTGAACAGGGAAGCTTAAAGGAATGGATGCCTGGTTTTGAGCTTCGCCCCGCTCAGGTTACGATGATGAAGCAGGTGTATGATTCGTTTGCTTCTAGTCGCCATCTGATGATAGAAGCGGGAACGGGAACAGGGAAATCACTTGCTTATCTGATCCCGGCCATTTTCTGGGCGAAGGAGCAGGAAGAGACTGTTGTAATCTCCACGCATACCATTCAACTGCAGGAGCAGATGTATACCAGGGATCTACCGCTCATGCAGGCGATTTTTGGCGAGGATGCTCCACGTATTTCTGTTTTAAAAGGAAGAAACAACTATCTATGCTTGCGGAAGTTTTCACATAGCATCCAGGAAGCGCACGATAATTATGATGTACAGCTTAGCAAGTCTCAGATGCTTGTGTGGCTTACGGAAACGGAGACAGGCGATGTAGAAGAAATCAGTCTTCCATCCGGAGGCCAAACCTATTGGAAGCAGGTACAGAGCGATGCTAATTCCTGTCTAAATAGGCAGTGTCCGTGGTTTTCGCGCTGTTATTACCATCAGGCGAGACGCAAAGCACAGCAGGCGGAAGTCATTGTTACCAACCATTCGCTTCTGTTTACCGATATGAATTCTGAGCATCGTATTCTTCCTTCTTATCGTTATGCAGTTATTGATGAAGCCCATCATTTCGATGATGTAGCAAGCCGTCATTTGGGCGATACGATTTCATCGTATCAATTGGAAGGTATGCTGCATCGACTGCATCCTGATCGTGGCCCAGGCCTGCTTGAAGAGGTGGAAGAGGCGGTACGAGGCTGGAGTACAGCTTCGTATGAAGAAGTAAAGCATACGATCGAGACTTCGTATCAGCAGATTCGTGAAGGCAAGGAAGCGGTCCGCGAGATGTATAATTTGCTCTATCAATGGTCGCATCAGCGTGCCAAAGAGGGAGAAGAGCTTGGTCATACCGTCATGCGCTATAAGCAGGAGAATTTACAGAACCGCTTTGGACGCGCCGTGGTCTCTGCTGTTCGCAATAGCGTAGATCTTCTTCTTACGATTGGGAGAAAGCTTGAAGCGGTTTATGCCGATATTCACGGGGAAGATGTGCCGATGGGGATGAAAGGGCTTCTGACGGATTTGAACGGTGTAGTCAATGATTGTCAGCACTATGCGTCACTGCTCCATGACATGCTGTTGGTTGAAGATGAAGATTATGTATATTGGGTCGAATTAGATACGCGCAGTACAAGAAAAAGTCTGTTTTTACAGCGTGTGCCGATTGATGTCTCTGTGCCGCTGCGTGAACGCTTTTTTGATAAGAAAGAGAGCATCATTCTTACATCAGCGACGTTAAGTGTTAATGCTTCTTTCAAGTATGCAACAGAGCGATTTGGCCTTTCTGATCTGCTGCAAGAAAATAATATTGATACAGCTGTCCTTGCCTCGCCGTTTGATTATAAGAAGCAGACGCTTGTGTGTATTCCAAGTGAAATTCCTAATATTAAAGGAGCAGTGGAAGGGCAGTTCGCTTCTGCGTTAATTGAATCACTAGCGCAGGTGGCGATGACGACAAAGGGACGCATGCTTGTGCTGTTTACTTCGTATGCCATGCTGCGCAGCGTGTACGATCCGTTGAAAGAAAAGCTAAAAGAAGCAGAGATTACTGTGCTTGGCCATGGAATGGATAGCTCAAGTCGCAGCAAGCTAACCAAGCAGTTTCGCTCTCTTCCCGCTTCGGTATTGCTTGGTACGAGCAGCTTTTGGGAAGGCGTAGATATTCCGGGAGAGGATCTATCTTGCTTGGCGATTGTGCGACTTCCGTTTGTGCCGCCAAATCACCCGCTTGTCGAAGCGCGCAACCAGCAGCTTGAAGAGCAGAAGAAAAATGCATTCATGCAACTGTCAGTGCCGCAGGCTGTAATCCGGTTTAAGCAGGGATTCGGCCGCTTGGTGCGCACGAGCACGGACCGTGGAGTGGTGCTCATTTATGATCGGCGTGTAATTGATGCACGCTATGGCAGGGTATTTTTACAATCACTGCCGGAAACAGATGTAGTAATTAAGCCGACGACGCAGCTTTTACCTGAGATTTCAGATTGGCTTTCGTAGTGCATCGCGCTGCAGTTGATTCTGCCGTATAGATAGAGGAAGGCAGAATCGGCTGTGGTTATGCAGCAAGGTTTTCTATTACACAGGAGTAGGTTGAAGAAGGGGAGGACCGAGAGTGAAAGTGCCAAAAATTTCTGATGCCGTCGTAAAGAGGCTTCCTGTTTATTTGCGTTATTTGAACAGCTTAAAAGCGATGAATGTTCGTACCGTTTCATCCCAGCAGTTGGGTGAAGCCCTTGATTTAAATCCGGCACAGATTCGTAAGGACCTTGCCTACTTTGGTGAATTCGGCCGTAAAGGAATAGGGTATGAAGTTAATTATCTGGTGGAAAAGATCAAGAACATCTTAAAGCTTGATCGGCAGGTTAATGTCCTCTTGGTCGGCGCAGGGCATCTCGGTCATGCCATCAGTAATTATAATGCGTATTTGAAGGACAACATGAAAATTACGGCTATTTTTGATGCCGATCCGACGAAAGTTGGCAATAAGATCGCCAACTTAACCATTCAACCGTTAGATGAATTAAAGGCTGTCGTGAAGGAGAAGAACATACGCATTGGTATCATCGCCGTGCCGGCAGATGCCGCACAGAAAGTAGCGGATTCTTTAGTGCATGCAGGCGTCGTAGGTATTTTGAATTTTGCACCTACCAATTTGCGCGTACCGGAAGGCACCCGTGTTCATGATGCGGATGTCACGATGGAGTTGCATAGCTTGGCATATTATTTATAAAAATATGGAGGTTTCTCTTTCATGAAAACAATCGTGATTCATGCAACAATACTAACCGTAAACGAAAAAAACGAAGTCATCTATGACGGAGCGATTGGATTTGAAGACGGCGTACTGACCTATGTGGGAGCAACGCCGACTGCGCTGGATACATATGACGAAGTGATCGATGCACAGGGCCGGATCGTTATGCCGGGTCTTGTTAATACACACGGCCATACAGCGATGTCGCTTTTGCGCGGCTATGCGGATGACCTG
This window of the Aneurinibacillus sp. REN35 genome carries:
- a CDS encoding tetratricopeptide repeat protein, with protein sequence MLLSHYFAALTDKISTVKARMAVAEEAELAMLYQDVLHLRQISDMIVEEWIGFEEQLIEIQRMFEGEAARDQVAPLALEVAEEETAQSWDEHSEEYIEEIYLPYALAATFRQGQGYFMLSMYREAVASFNRVLEEAPDIAVARLYLAFGFLMSRRFDVAYQQFRLLAETCNHAFICAASYNAMGCIAALEGNPEQGLSWFERALTALPELVDARYNQALTLYRLGRYEDAGKTVAPLLGSKSEDVDGLLLISMCCMKTGRKNEAYTFLQQAEPLTYQTSQRKLLACAYEKIERYTDAARCYQRLLGEGQADASVWHGLGWSLWQTGEVDKALSYVKYALTLAPNHANYACSYAWILLCQGEAERALYIFKETAQKHDYPIARVGIAEVLLRGGQFTEAQRLIDELLKESVPHIQGLGHYLQGKWFLLQGKANEALVHFSASHTKGKLREGGLYAGLVHYTSGAHREAYERWQEWIPAP
- the panC gene encoding pantoate--beta-alanine ligase, giving the protein MRTVSSIQEVRSLLKQSRTKKIGFVPTMGYLHEGHVSLVDQAKKMCDIVVMSIFVNPLQFGPNEDLASYPRDVERDSQLAASRGVDILFFPSVEEMYPSGSKTLVAVRDITDALCGASRPGHFDGVSTVVTKLFNIIQPDYAFFGMKDAQQVAVVTQMVRDLNIPTEVVPCPIVREADGLALSSRNVYLSAEERKQALVLSRSLMRAKEMVEMGERSEAALRAAIESTIQESSLAQIDYIEIRSYPDLAPLTELRGNCLIALAVRFGRTRLIDNIMLVASQEEAACSVR
- the panD gene encoding aspartate 1-decarboxylase, whose protein sequence is MFRTMMKAKIHRATVTEANLNYVGSITIDRDIMDAVDILPNEKVQIVNNNNGARLETYVIEGERGSGVICLNGAAARLVQPGDIVIIIAYAMMSDAEAKEYKPKVAIMDEGNRIVEMIGEEIHATVL
- a CDS encoding biotin--[acetyl-CoA-carboxylase] ligase, with product MKIRESLLQMFKQAQDEFLSGEEISQRLGVSRTAIWKHIEELREEGYVFEAVRRSGYRLLSTPDVMIAEEIKAGLATHTLGQNVKYYASIDSTQNKCQELAKADAPEGTLVVADQQIGGKGRLGRVWYSPPNTNISMSLLLRPQLELQKCPQLTLLTAVAIVETLREFCEIDAQIKWPNDILVGGKKVCGILTELNAESDRIHSLVIGMGLNVNTLAEQFPDDVRDVATSLRIVKGEALRRVPIIQQILERLEVLYELYLAEGFAPIKERWERFALTTGKNVTIRTLQGSLTGYAEGIDEAGVLLVRKEDGSVTKVYSADVEIHP
- the panB gene encoding 3-methyl-2-oxobutanoate hydroxymethyltransferase, whose protein sequence is MAGSSMVTTASLKEMKQQGKRIVMLTAYDYPAAKLAEEAGVDMILVGDSLGMVVLGYDSTLPVTLDDMVHHTKAVTRGAKRAFVVADLPFLTYHGTIEDALRNAGRLMQEGLAKAVKIEGGAELAPLIRRCTQAGIPVVAHIGLTPQSVHQLGGYKVQGKTPEAAQKLLDDALALEEAGAFALVMECVPKQLAALISQKLSIPTIGIGAGAGCDGQVLVYHDILSYGSDRVPKFVKKYADAGSLIREAIAQYAEEVRSGAFPAEEHTFTIKEETIEKLYGEGVQV
- the dinG gene encoding ATP-dependent DNA helicase DinG, encoding MNTFVVVDFETTGNRPKEGDKIIQIGAVLVREGEIIERFSTLVNPHVDIPPFIEKLTGINNEMVEDAPSIEDALPPLLKMLDGAAFVAHNVFFDLSFLQNALSEAGYHPFTGPLLDTVELSRLLLPAQEGYRLSDLSVGLDIAHDRPHQADSDAEATAFILLHLLERLKTLPLVTIQHLQRLSRPFHSDVEVLLSDIEQQKIRGGAYEPAGDLEVIHQICLKKRRAIEKENGRALEETMDFDTFVESLFGEQGSLKEWMPGFELRPAQVTMMKQVYDSFASSRHLMIEAGTGTGKSLAYLIPAIFWAKEQEETVVISTHTIQLQEQMYTRDLPLMQAIFGEDAPRISVLKGRNNYLCLRKFSHSIQEAHDNYDVQLSKSQMLVWLTETETGDVEEISLPSGGQTYWKQVQSDANSCLNRQCPWFSRCYYHQARRKAQQAEVIVTNHSLLFTDMNSEHRILPSYRYAVIDEAHHFDDVASRHLGDTISSYQLEGMLHRLHPDRGPGLLEEVEEAVRGWSTASYEEVKHTIETSYQQIREGKEAVREMYNLLYQWSHQRAKEGEELGHTVMRYKQENLQNRFGRAVVSAVRNSVDLLLTIGRKLEAVYADIHGEDVPMGMKGLLTDLNGVVNDCQHYASLLHDMLLVEDEDYVYWVELDTRSTRKSLFLQRVPIDVSVPLRERFFDKKESIILTSATLSVNASFKYATERFGLSDLLQENNIDTAVLASPFDYKKQTLVCIPSEIPNIKGAVEGQFASALIESLAQVAMTTKGRMLVLFTSYAMLRSVYDPLKEKLKEAEITVLGHGMDSSSRSKLTKQFRSLPASVLLGTSSFWEGVDIPGEDLSCLAIVRLPFVPPNHPLVEARNQQLEEQKKNAFMQLSVPQAVIRFKQGFGRLVRTSTDRGVVLIYDRRVIDARYGRVFLQSLPETDVVIKPTTQLLPEISDWLS
- a CDS encoding redox-sensing transcriptional repressor Rex, translating into MKVPKISDAVVKRLPVYLRYLNSLKAMNVRTVSSQQLGEALDLNPAQIRKDLAYFGEFGRKGIGYEVNYLVEKIKNILKLDRQVNVLLVGAGHLGHAISNYNAYLKDNMKITAIFDADPTKVGNKIANLTIQPLDELKAVVKEKNIRIGIIAVPADAAQKVADSLVHAGVVGILNFAPTNLRVPEGTRVHDADVTMELHSLAYYL